In Chitinivibrionales bacterium, the following proteins share a genomic window:
- a CDS encoding DUF362 domain-containing protein, whose translation MAKHAVAVISGLTYNDPLADVLYSAVETMELTKKLALTNKSVALKPNLFLPCPPEQAATTHPAVIESAIVLAKKMGGRPVIIESPGGSRINPSIKRAVFSVTGAETAARTHSCEIKYNDDAVEKHLPNGTLIKTCLFLKDIFSVDAIINVPKLKTHCYGHITGACKNMFGIVPGVHKANFHLRMPDPAHFFNAILDIIDFVPPALSIVDAIVAMEGDGPNSGSPLSCGIILVGEHPVAVDRVACTCMGIDDNDVPVLACAKKRGFGPASLADIEILTIGAFSPFRFRKPARSENPNSFTNPVLKRLMKNSLVLFPEVIPKKCTGCGTCVNSCPVRVIGFTKKKKATMLDRDACIRCYCCHELCPSRAIVLRKSVLFRVAKVLLAVAKPFHSKQKGVYD comes from the coding sequence ATGGCAAAGCACGCCGTTGCAGTCATTTCCGGCCTCACTTATAACGACCCCCTAGCCGACGTTCTGTATTCGGCCGTTGAAACCATGGAACTTACGAAAAAACTCGCACTCACTAACAAATCGGTCGCGCTCAAACCAAATTTGTTTCTTCCTTGTCCCCCCGAACAGGCGGCGACAACGCATCCGGCCGTGATCGAATCGGCAATAGTCCTCGCAAAAAAAATGGGGGGCCGCCCCGTTATCATTGAGAGCCCCGGCGGCTCGCGGATCAATCCGTCGATAAAACGCGCCGTGTTTTCCGTTACCGGCGCCGAAACCGCTGCGCGCACGCACAGCTGCGAAATCAAATACAACGACGACGCCGTCGAAAAACACTTGCCCAACGGCACCCTGATAAAAACATGTCTCTTTTTAAAGGACATTTTTTCCGTTGATGCAATTATCAATGTTCCAAAGCTGAAAACGCATTGTTATGGCCACATCACCGGCGCGTGTAAAAACATGTTCGGAATAGTTCCGGGAGTACACAAGGCGAATTTCCACCTGCGGATGCCCGATCCCGCCCATTTTTTCAACGCGATTCTTGACATCATAGACTTTGTTCCGCCCGCGCTTTCCATTGTTGATGCGATCGTGGCGATGGAAGGCGACGGCCCCAATTCCGGGTCGCCCCTCTCCTGCGGTATTATCCTGGTGGGTGAACATCCTGTTGCCGTTGACAGGGTCGCCTGCACATGCATGGGAATCGACGATAACGATGTTCCGGTGCTGGCCTGCGCAAAAAAGCGGGGGTTCGGGCCCGCTTCGCTTGCCGATATCGAGATACTGACCATTGGCGCTTTTTCTCCCTTCCGGTTCCGCAAACCGGCCCGCAGTGAAAATCCGAACAGCTTCACCAATCCCGTTCTTAAACGTTTGATGAAAAATTCCCTCGTTCTTTTTCCTGAAGTCATTCCAAAAAAATGCACCGGCTGCGGCACCTGCGTGAATTCATGCCCGGTGCGCGTCATTGGTTTTACAAAGAAGAAAAAGGCGACGATGCTCGACCGGGATGCCTGCATCAGGTGCTATTGCTGCCATGAACTGTGCCCGTCACGAGCGATTGTCCTTCGAAAATCGGTGCTGTTCCGGGTTGCGAAGGTCCTGTTGGCTGTTGCAAAACCATTCCATTCCAAACAAAAGGGTGTCTATGATTAA
- a CDS encoding radical SAM protein encodes MDIALVNPGPAPGNTPLKKEPLGLAFLAAYLEKHGYEVCIIDEISGAHAETELLAHRPKFVGITAMTMFVPRAYQIADFVKRELDATVIMGGVHPSARPEESLGHCDAVVTGEGEKALLDIVTNNSVKHGEKKIIHGAMLENLDELPPPSRHLIDMAFYLRQKDQISGSRRKTASLLTSRGCPFSCVFCHNSLRKIPVRYQSASRVVAEVEYLVKKYGIKGLAITDECFTGNKNRVRDICSLLVEKGLDTLKWECQAQAGTLDENIITLLKKAGCDQVALGFESGSQRILDVLEKGTRVDVCRRTIRLCNDGGIRVRGCFIVGTPSETEEDIALTEKFIDENKIDFVSIHFLTPYPSTKLWQQCKGAAGPDGRVDWGQFTTGNPFIQPCNTAIAPERQREIFERLQIKYVFRNYSLLLLAWQGIKQPREVVNYVHRFVRLVFFKVKNLVSPSHGKR; translated from the coding sequence GTGGATATTGCGCTTGTCAATCCTGGCCCCGCACCGGGGAATACGCCCCTTAAAAAGGAGCCGCTCGGCCTTGCCTTTCTTGCGGCCTATCTCGAAAAGCACGGGTATGAGGTCTGCATCATTGATGAAATAAGCGGGGCGCATGCCGAAACCGAGCTGCTTGCGCACCGCCCGAAATTCGTCGGCATCACCGCAATGACCATGTTCGTTCCACGGGCGTACCAGATTGCCGACTTTGTAAAAAGAGAACTTGATGCCACCGTTATCATGGGCGGCGTGCACCCTTCGGCCCGGCCGGAAGAATCCCTCGGCCACTGTGACGCAGTGGTGACCGGCGAAGGCGAAAAGGCGCTGCTTGACATTGTTACAAACAATTCCGTCAAACACGGAGAAAAAAAAATCATTCACGGCGCCATGCTCGAAAACCTTGATGAACTGCCTCCCCCGTCGCGCCATCTCATCGACATGGCGTTTTATCTGCGTCAGAAAGACCAGATTTCCGGCAGCCGGAGAAAAACCGCCTCCCTTCTCACCAGCCGCGGGTGCCCCTTTTCCTGCGTGTTCTGCCATAATTCCTTGCGGAAAATTCCGGTGCGGTACCAGAGCGCATCGCGCGTTGTCGCCGAAGTAGAGTATCTTGTAAAGAAATATGGAATCAAGGGCCTTGCCATCACCGACGAATGTTTCACGGGCAATAAAAACCGGGTGCGGGATATCTGCTCCCTGCTGGTTGAAAAGGGCCTTGATACGCTCAAATGGGAATGCCAGGCACAGGCCGGTACGCTTGACGAAAACATAATTACCCTGCTTAAAAAAGCAGGATGCGACCAGGTCGCCCTGGGGTTTGAGTCCGGCAGCCAGAGAATCCTCGACGTTCTTGAAAAGGGGACCCGCGTGGACGTTTGCCGCAGAACCATCCGCCTCTGCAACGACGGCGGCATTAGGGTCCGCGGCTGTTTCATTGTCGGCACCCCGTCCGAAACCGAGGAGGACATTGCGTTAACGGAAAAATTCATTGATGAAAACAAGATTGACTTCGTCTCCATCCATTTCTTGACGCCGTATCCTAGTACGAAACTGTGGCAACAGTGCAAAGGTGCGGCCGGCCCTGACGGACGCGTTGACTGGGGTCAATTTACAACGGGAAATCCTTTCATACAGCCCTGCAACACCGCCATCGCTCCGGAACGTCAGCGGGAAATATTCGAGCGGTTGCAGATTAAATATGTATTTCGCAATTATTCGCTTCTTCTTTTGGCATGGCAGGGGATCAAGCAGCCGCGGGAAGTGGTAAACTATGTACATCGGTTCGTCCGCCTGGTATTTTTTAAGGTGAAAAACTTGGTTTCACCATCACACGGAAAACGCTGA
- a CDS encoding class I SAM-dependent methyltransferase: MKTEQKDIFDEMARGHHSYLYTVASIKKIDEIVPHDVRVLNIGCGTGQVNECLKRDDWYGIDISPNSVAVAQRYFKEAKVGDVTERFDYPDGFFDLVLSINTLHHVAEKLDAVFSEIGRVLVPAGTLLAVEPDAQNPKTYLTHHPRSPIRVVPCKDERALYKNDVAALAQKYGFAFEFKPITLTGAQMGCKTPFVIRLLKAPFVFLLELAYHAKAESFLLIAKKNGSLYRPVPRE, from the coding sequence GTGAAAACAGAACAAAAAGACATCTTCGACGAAATGGCCCGCGGCCACCATTCCTATCTATATACGGTTGCCTCTATAAAAAAAATAGATGAAATAGTCCCCCATGATGTTCGTGTGCTCAACATCGGCTGCGGCACCGGGCAAGTCAACGAATGCCTTAAAAGGGACGACTGGTACGGCATCGACATTTCGCCGAACAGCGTCGCCGTGGCTCAGCGTTACTTCAAGGAGGCAAAAGTCGGCGACGTCACGGAACGTTTTGACTATCCGGACGGCTTTTTCGACCTTGTATTGTCCATCAACACCCTGCACCATGTCGCTGAAAAACTCGATGCGGTGTTCAGCGAAATCGGCCGGGTGCTTGTCCCGGCGGGAACGCTGCTGGCCGTCGAGCCCGACGCGCAGAACCCGAAAACGTACCTCACCCACCATCCCCGGTCGCCGATCCGCGTGGTCCCATGCAAGGATGAGCGCGCCCTTTATAAAAACGACGTCGCCGCGTTGGCGCAAAAATACGGTTTCGCTTTTGAATTTAAACCGATTACGCTTACCGGCGCGCAAATGGGGTGCAAGACGCCGTTCGTCATCCGTCTCTTGAAGGCGCCGTTCGTGTTTCTTCTTGAATTGGCGTATCATGCGAAAGCGGAATCTTTTTTATTGATTGCAAAAAAGAACGGTTCTCTGTACCGCCCCGTTCCGAGGGAATGA
- a CDS encoding glycosyltransferase has protein sequence MTLTLALSAKNASSLQQECFDSIARQTEKPDSVFLILDDVSKPLPPFLHNFAVKVLPNEGIKLFHARNTALHRCNTDILAFTDTDCVLDENWVRRIKNIFTEKPEAAAGTGAHPMIGRHNFSSWLHHMWFVVETKKTGYTDGVIGGNSYFRTDALKKIGGWLQVNLMAAEDVYISMKLQEAGYKIWFDDGVIARHHYKAELLGFLRQTVMMGFDIVIMMKTAGIRNFMWYYTLCIPVLALLMVVSVVSLPVNFYTGAICAGVILAATLVHWMIAFKSAWKGLTRWLARWVIIWPYSWGIVKGLFKNSETNRLP, from the coding sequence ATGACCCTCACGCTTGCATTGTCTGCTAAAAACGCCAGTAGCCTGCAACAGGAATGTTTTGACAGCATAGCCCGCCAAACCGAAAAGCCGGATTCCGTTTTTTTGATCCTCGATGACGTGTCAAAGCCATTGCCGCCATTCTTACATAATTTCGCCGTTAAAGTCCTTCCCAACGAGGGAATAAAACTCTTTCACGCGCGCAACACCGCGCTCCATCGTTGCAACACTGATATCCTCGCTTTTACCGATACCGACTGCGTGCTTGATGAAAACTGGGTGCGGCGCATCAAGAATATTTTCACGGAAAAACCCGAGGCGGCGGCGGGCACCGGCGCTCATCCCATGATAGGCCGGCACAACTTCTCAAGCTGGCTGCATCATATGTGGTTTGTAGTTGAAACAAAAAAAACCGGCTATACCGACGGCGTCATCGGCGGGAATTCTTATTTCAGGACCGACGCGCTTAAAAAGATCGGGGGCTGGCTCCAGGTCAATCTCATGGCGGCAGAAGACGTATATATTTCCATGAAACTTCAGGAGGCCGGGTACAAGATATGGTTTGATGACGGCGTTATCGCTCGGCATCATTACAAAGCGGAATTGCTCGGGTTCCTGCGCCAGACGGTCATGATGGGATTTGATATCGTCATCATGATGAAGACCGCGGGCATCAGGAATTTCATGTGGTATTATACGCTGTGCATTCCTGTCCTTGCCTTGCTCATGGTGGTGAGTGTGGTTTCCCTGCCGGTGAATTTTTATACGGGAGCAATTTGTGCGGGTGTGATATTAGCGGCCACCTTGGTGCATTGGATGATCGCATTCAAGTCCGCATGGAAGGGCCTGACCCGCTGGCTCGCGCGCTGGGTCATCATCTGGCCGTACAGCTGGGGGATCGTGAAAGGCCTTTTTAAAAACTCTGAGACAAACCGCCTTCCGTGA
- a CDS encoding radical SAM protein, which produces MTVSVFNLLHTRILSHYESAKNILAHKMPAPRTAIVYPTYVCNQACPGCEYQDDNRNIATMMSKKQLFSVVDQLAKIGVKGVEFCGGGEPTLNPYFGEALLRLRKKGISAGLLTNGTNLSGRLAEIAVKTLSYIRISLDAATAETYAKVKRPKSGRSGFDAVIANIKTLVRLRKKYRSKVTLSVKFLVSMLNEKEIEKAAALANRLCVDSLQFKSVRIFKSLGLGRSEEKIQARITRLADKYPRLSVVGSVRRANITMKCWLSPVQIMIDALGDVFICCYYRHRKKTHCFGNLFKQPLSKIWYSKRHWDAIKNIKVSECNVLDCRFGVYNELMHQMMIKDIAQLDFI; this is translated from the coding sequence ATGACTGTTTCAGTTTTTAATCTCCTTCATACCAGGATCCTTTCCCATTACGAATCGGCGAAAAATATCCTCGCGCATAAAATGCCGGCCCCACGCACCGCTATTGTCTATCCGACATATGTCTGCAACCAGGCATGCCCCGGGTGCGAATATCAGGACGACAACCGGAACATCGCGACGATGATGTCGAAGAAACAGCTTTTTTCGGTGGTGGACCAGCTCGCGAAAATCGGGGTCAAGGGCGTGGAATTCTGCGGCGGCGGCGAGCCGACGCTCAATCCGTATTTTGGGGAAGCATTGCTGCGATTGAGAAAAAAGGGGATAAGCGCGGGCCTTCTCACCAACGGCACCAACCTTAGCGGGAGGTTGGCCGAAATCGCGGTGAAGACCCTTTCTTACATCCGCATCAGCCTCGACGCCGCGACAGCCGAAACCTATGCCAAGGTGAAACGGCCCAAGAGCGGCCGCTCGGGTTTCGATGCCGTTATCGCAAACATTAAAACGCTGGTGCGGCTCAGGAAAAAATACCGCTCGAAGGTCACCCTCAGCGTCAAGTTCCTCGTATCAATGCTCAACGAAAAGGAAATCGAAAAGGCCGCGGCGCTCGCCAACAGGCTCTGCGTGGATTCTCTGCAATTCAAGAGCGTGCGGATCTTCAAATCGCTCGGCCTCGGCCGCAGTGAAGAAAAAATCCAGGCGCGCATCACGAGGCTTGCCGACAAGTACCCGCGGCTGTCGGTGGTAGGCAGCGTGCGCCGTGCAAACATTACCATGAAGTGCTGGCTTTCGCCGGTCCAGATCATGATTGACGCGCTTGGCGATGTTTTTATCTGCTGCTACTACCGCCACCGCAAAAAAACGCACTGCTTCGGCAATCTGTTCAAGCAGCCGCTTTCAAAAATATGGTACTCAAAGCGGCACTGGGACGCCATAAAAAACATAAAAGTTTCTGAATGCAACGTCCTCGACTGCAGGTTCGGCGTGTACAACGAACTCATGCACCAGATGATGATCAAGGACATCGCACAACTGGATTTTATTTAA
- a CDS encoding glycosyltransferase, with translation MIYVTVGNHCQGFERLIKVADTLACRMTEKFFAQIGYSTYLPTHMEFVRFEPYHESIEHIRQARCVISHAGIGTIIKAKNYKVPMVIAPRRKAFGEHFSDHQMEITTKVTDENRRWISIAEPLNTLETLVRQAIEKRPVWDEKEMAGRAAIVALIKDFVWTTAAGKA, from the coding sequence TTGATTTACGTTACCGTCGGCAATCATTGCCAGGGATTTGAACGTCTGATAAAAGTAGCCGATACTCTGGCCTGCAGGATGACGGAAAAGTTTTTCGCACAGATCGGGTATTCCACTTACCTGCCAACCCATATGGAATTTGTGCGGTTCGAACCGTACCATGAATCCATAGAACATATCAGGCAAGCCCGTTGCGTCATTTCACATGCGGGAATCGGCACCATCATCAAAGCGAAAAATTATAAAGTGCCCATGGTGATCGCTCCGAGGCGCAAGGCGTTCGGCGAGCATTTCAGCGACCATCAAATGGAAATCACGACGAAAGTGACCGACGAGAATCGGCGTTGGATCAGCATTGCCGAACCGCTTAACACACTGGAAACCCTCGTGCGTCAGGCGATTGAAAAACGCCCGGTGTGGGATGAGAAAGAAATGGCCGGCCGCGCCGCCATTGTCGCATTGATCAAGGATTTTGTCTGGACGACCGCCGCGGGAAAAGCCTGA
- a CDS encoding class I SAM-dependent methyltransferase: protein MNDTRSHGTSSDYGDSYAQYQLKPRGALRAIVRQCYLHRLLSEVEGPALDVGCGTGELLSRLADGSLGLEVNEAAVAHCQKIGLPVRLYDPDIDKYSFRSLHPGRFRTCVLSHVLEHMPDPAAALREIFSSCARLAIRRIVVVVPGRKGFAFDASHRIFVTEAYLKSNGLWPPDRFRVAKRYFFPGNFSWLGRFFTHHEMHVIYEAC, encoded by the coding sequence ATGAACGACACGCGTTCTCACGGTACGTCGTCCGACTACGGCGACTCCTATGCGCAGTACCAGCTCAAGCCCCGCGGCGCATTGCGCGCTATTGTCCGACAATGCTACCTACACCGGCTCCTCAGTGAAGTTGAAGGCCCGGCGCTCGATGTCGGATGCGGGACCGGCGAGCTGCTGAGCCGCCTTGCCGATGGTTCGCTGGGCCTCGAGGTCAACGAGGCCGCGGTTGCCCATTGTCAAAAAATCGGACTTCCGGTGCGGTTATATGACCCTGACATTGACAAATACTCATTTCGTTCCCTGCATCCCGGCCGGTTCCGCACCTGCGTTCTGTCGCATGTGCTTGAACACATGCCCGATCCCGCTGCGGCTCTCCGCGAAATTTTTTCGTCGTGCGCCAGGCTCGCCATCCGGAGGATTGTTGTGGTCGTTCCCGGAAGGAAAGGCTTTGCCTTTGATGCCTCGCACCGGATCTTTGTCACCGAGGCGTACCTCAAAAGCAACGGCTTATGGCCGCCGGATCGTTTCCGCGTTGCCAAACGATATTTCTTTCCGGGAAATTTCTCCTGGCTGGGCCGCTTTTTTACCCATCATGAAATGCATGTCATTTACGAGGCGTGCTAG
- a CDS encoding glycosyltransferase family 2 protein: MAATASNATVLIVIVNYNGGDIVMECAASCLSQTYPFCSVVVVDNGSSDGSADALATAHPGVAVVKNGYNAGWAGGCNTGIAFSDSRYVAVVNSDAVLDRECIAAMVSAIESFPRAGSCASKIMLYDRRGTIEACGLSIAADGSACARGRLSPAERFSNTEEVFCASDCCCLYKREMLADIGPYDEDFFMYCNDTDIGFRQQLAGWKCVFTPQARAYHIHSKAAGSYSPFKAFYVERNRICVVLKSFPVSAITAAFFGSMTRYCLQVWLSLAKKRGALSRFRDNYSFFTGLTILIKAHCSALWMAPSMMKKRRSIVSRRRIGPMEFKQLFSRFAISLREMAAYE, encoded by the coding sequence ATGGCCGCCACAGCATCCAACGCCACCGTCCTCATCGTCATCGTGAATTACAACGGCGGCGACATTGTGATGGAATGCGCCGCCTCGTGCCTTAGCCAGACGTACCCGTTCTGTTCCGTCGTCGTCGTGGACAACGGTTCGTCGGACGGATCCGCGGATGCGCTTGCCACGGCGCATCCCGGCGTCGCCGTCGTCAAGAACGGCTATAACGCCGGCTGGGCCGGGGGATGTAACACCGGCATTGCCTTTTCGGACAGTAGGTATGTTGCGGTTGTCAACAGCGACGCGGTGCTCGACCGGGAATGCATCGCCGCCATGGTTTCCGCCATCGAATCGTTTCCCCGGGCCGGCTCGTGCGCCTCCAAGATCATGCTGTACGACCGGCGCGGCACCATCGAGGCGTGCGGCCTGAGCATCGCCGCCGACGGCTCTGCCTGCGCGCGCGGCCGCCTTTCGCCCGCGGAGCGTTTTTCCAATACCGAGGAGGTGTTTTGCGCGAGCGACTGCTGCTGCCTTTACAAAAGGGAGATGCTCGCTGACATCGGGCCCTACGATGAAGATTTCTTCATGTACTGCAACGACACCGACATCGGATTCCGGCAGCAACTCGCCGGCTGGAAATGCGTGTTTACACCCCAAGCCCGCGCCTACCACATTCATTCAAAAGCCGCGGGAAGCTACTCCCCTTTCAAGGCCTTTTACGTTGAACGCAATAGGATCTGCGTTGTTCTGAAAAGCTTTCCGGTTTCCGCGATTACCGCGGCGTTTTTTGGATCAATGACGCGGTATTGTTTACAGGTCTGGCTGTCACTCGCTAAAAAACGGGGGGCGCTCTCGCGCTTCAGGGACAATTATTCGTTTTTTACAGGCTTGACTATTCTCATCAAAGCCCATTGCTCCGCATTATGGATGGCTCCATCCATGATGAAAAAACGGCGTTCTATTGTATCGCGACGCAGGATTGGACCTATGGAATTCAAACAACTGTTTTCTCGTTTCGCCATCTCGCTGCGCGAAATGGCGGCGTACGAGTAA
- a CDS encoding segregation/condensation protein A has translation MQVKQEYLVKLSLFEGPLDLLLYLVNRAEVDITQIQVSLIAQQYLEYLDLMRELNIDIAAEYLYMASTLIRLKARELLPAAEQEQVQGEEGIYNREQLIAQLLEYKKYKEAAFSLRHFEAEQIGSFTRGNAEPVTPLSQADDGLVAGAVTVFDLITAFKRVLDRAASADASHHTIAHDMVRIDDRIEHILGMMDHDREIPFEELFADDVRRIVLVVTFMALLELIKMQEIIFRQETQFGGIFVKRRPEKEPAPDSEQPAMNN, from the coding sequence ATGCAGGTGAAACAGGAATACCTCGTGAAGCTGTCGCTGTTCGAGGGCCCGCTCGACCTGCTTCTCTACCTTGTCAACCGAGCCGAGGTCGACATCACGCAGATCCAGGTGTCGCTTATCGCCCAGCAGTACCTCGAATACCTCGACCTGATGCGCGAACTCAACATCGACATCGCCGCCGAATACCTCTACATGGCCAGCACGCTCATCCGCCTCAAGGCGCGCGAGCTGCTGCCGGCCGCGGAACAAGAACAGGTCCAGGGCGAGGAGGGAATTTACAACAGGGAACAGCTCATCGCCCAGCTCCTCGAATACAAGAAATACAAGGAGGCGGCGTTCTCGCTGCGCCATTTTGAGGCGGAACAGATCGGCAGCTTCACCCGCGGCAACGCCGAGCCCGTCACCCCGCTTTCCCAGGCGGACGACGGCCTCGTTGCGGGCGCGGTCACGGTGTTCGACCTCATCACCGCGTTCAAGCGCGTGCTCGACCGTGCCGCCTCCGCCGACGCGTCTCACCATACCATCGCCCACGACATGGTCCGCATCGATGACCGCATCGAGCACATCCTCGGCATGATGGACCACGACCGGGAAATACCTTTCGAGGAACTCTTTGCCGACGATGTGCGCAGGATCGTGCTGGTGGTGACGTTCATGGCCCTTTTGGAGCTCATCAAGATGCAGGAAATCATATTCCGGCAGGAAACGCAGTTCGGGGGCATCTTCGTGAAGAGGCGGCCGGAAAAGGAGCCTGCACCGGATTCCGAGCAGCCTGCGATGAATAATTGA
- a CDS encoding Rid family detoxifying hydrolase, giving the protein MDKKIILTPRAPQPIGPYSQAIDTGPLIFISGQIPLDPKTGAIVGSTIQEQAEQALKNLLAILASQSLDASALVMTTVFLKSMADFQAFNAVYEKGLSGWKPARSVVEAAGLPKNVLVEIEAVACR; this is encoded by the coding sequence ATGGATAAAAAAATCATTCTAACACCACGGGCCCCGCAACCAATCGGCCCCTATTCCCAGGCAATCGACACGGGGCCGCTTATTTTCATTTCGGGACAAATTCCCCTTGATCCGAAAACGGGCGCGATCGTTGGAAGCACGATTCAAGAACAGGCGGAACAAGCCTTGAAAAATCTTCTGGCGATTCTGGCCTCACAGTCGCTTGATGCGTCTGCGCTTGTCATGACAACCGTTTTCCTAAAGTCAATGGCTGATTTTCAGGCCTTTAATGCGGTTTACGAGAAGGGATTGTCCGGCTGGAAGCCCGCGCGGTCGGTGGTCGAGGCGGCCGGCCTGCCCAAGAACGTCCTGGTGGAGATCGAGGCCGTCGCATGCAGGTGA
- the glmS gene encoding glutamine--fructose-6-phosphate transaminase (isomerizing) encodes MCGIVGYIGMREAYPVLIDGLSALEYRGYDSAGIALVDKGTIQVWKNKGKVEQLRALIDKKVKNSATIGIAHTRWATHGVPSEANAHPHTDAANKIALVHNGIIENYAILKEKLTKEGVSFRSETDTEVLAQLVGKYYKGDLVEAVSKALSEVDGTFGIAVIAKDNPDKLVGARRGSPLVVGVGDGEYFLASDASAIVRYTKRVIYLKDSSLVELNRQEHTTMDLDKKIVAHEIHHIDYSAEALAKGGFKHFMLKEIFEQPETVKNAMRGRLLVDEGAARLDGLNLVLQQLRQINRIVIAACGTSWHAALVGEYMIEEHAGVNVEVEYASEFRYRNPIIDPHTLVFVISQSGETADTLAALREAANKGATVLGICNVVGSSIARETHGGVYLHAGPEIGVASTKAFTSQLTVLALLTLLLGRMRRISHDEGITIAKALMEIPDQIKMILKQNDAVKKIAQRYSKLNNFIYLGRSYNFPVALEGALKLKEISYIHAEGYPAAEMKHGPIALIDKDMPSVVIALKDSVYEKVLSNIQEVNARGGKVIAVATEGDTNIKKYAAHVIYIPCTIPMLSPLLSVIPLQLLAYHIAAVRKCEIDQPRNLAKSVTVE; translated from the coding sequence ATGTGCGGAATTGTCGGATACATCGGCATGCGGGAAGCATATCCCGTTCTCATTGACGGTCTTTCGGCGCTCGAGTACAGAGGGTACGACAGCGCGGGCATTGCCCTTGTTGACAAAGGAACTATTCAGGTCTGGAAAAACAAGGGCAAGGTGGAGCAGCTTCGGGCGCTTATTGACAAAAAGGTAAAAAACAGCGCTACCATCGGCATTGCGCACACCCGGTGGGCGACCCACGGCGTGCCGTCGGAGGCAAACGCCCATCCTCATACCGATGCCGCGAATAAAATCGCGCTTGTCCACAACGGCATCATTGAAAACTACGCCATCCTCAAGGAAAAACTTACGAAAGAGGGCGTCTCATTCAGGTCGGAAACCGATACCGAGGTCCTTGCCCAGTTGGTAGGGAAATATTACAAAGGCGATCTTGTCGAGGCGGTGTCGAAGGCCCTTTCCGAAGTGGACGGCACCTTCGGCATCGCCGTAATTGCCAAGGACAACCCCGACAAACTCGTGGGCGCCCGCCGCGGTTCACCCCTGGTGGTGGGCGTCGGCGACGGCGAATATTTCCTCGCCTCCGATGCAAGCGCCATCGTGCGGTATACAAAGCGGGTCATTTACCTCAAGGATTCAAGCCTTGTCGAGCTCAACCGCCAGGAACATACCACCATGGACCTTGACAAAAAGATTGTAGCGCACGAGATCCATCACATCGACTACAGCGCCGAGGCGCTTGCCAAGGGCGGGTTTAAGCATTTCATGCTCAAGGAAATTTTCGAGCAGCCCGAGACCGTGAAAAACGCGATGCGCGGCCGGCTCCTGGTCGACGAGGGCGCGGCCCGTCTCGACGGCCTGAACCTGGTGCTGCAGCAGCTGCGCCAGATCAACCGCATCGTCATCGCGGCCTGCGGAACCTCGTGGCACGCCGCGCTCGTGGGCGAATACATGATCGAGGAACACGCCGGCGTCAACGTCGAAGTCGAATACGCCTCGGAATTCCGCTACAGAAACCCGATCATCGACCCGCACACGCTGGTGTTCGTCATCAGCCAGTCGGGCGAGACCGCCGACACGCTCGCCGCGCTACGCGAGGCCGCGAACAAAGGCGCGACCGTGCTGGGTATCTGCAACGTGGTGGGATCGTCCATTGCCCGCGAAACCCACGGCGGCGTGTATCTGCACGCGGGCCCGGAAATCGGCGTCGCCTCGACCAAGGCGTTCACGTCGCAGCTCACCGTGCTGGCCCTGCTCACGCTCCTTCTCGGCCGCATGAGAAGGATTTCCCACGACGAGGGGATCACCATTGCAAAGGCGCTCATGGAGATCCCGGATCAGATAAAGATGATCCTCAAGCAAAACGATGCGGTTAAAAAAATCGCCCAGCGTTATTCTAAACTCAACAACTTCATTTACCTCGGTCGTTCCTACAATTTTCCCGTTGCGCTCGAAGGCGCGCTCAAGCTCAAGGAAATTTCTTATATCCACGCGGAGGGCTATCCTGCCGCTGAAATGAAGCACGGTCCCATCGCGCTCATCGACAAAGACATGCCCAGCGTCGTGATCGCGCTCAAAGACAGCGTTTATGAAAAGGTGCTTTCAAACATCCAGGAGGTGAACGCGCGCGGCGGCAAGGTGATAGCGGTCGCCACCGAAGGTGACACCAACATCAAAAAATACGCGGCGCATGTGATTTACATTCCTTGCACGATTCCCATGCTGAGCCCGCTTTTATCCGTGATCCCGCTCCAGCTCCTCGCCTATCACATCGCGGCGGTTCGGAAATGCGAAATCGACCAGCCGAGGAACCTGGCAAAGAGCGTGACGGTGGAGTAA